One window of Bacillus sp. FJAT-45350 genomic DNA carries:
- a CDS encoding acyl-CoA dehydrogenase family protein: MMNLFQQDPNFWESVKGLMDDEMRDWAEGELNEFSEMCKGIDERAVHTDREGQPKLIKYDRLGDDISHIWLNEGYKKTIQETYDSGIVGYVHKEIPAIKKKGNYIYSYAQGYLLSQVEPGFYCPVTLTMATAYLLDHFADEELKRKYLPHVLSTGEVELYEGATFLSERQGGSDVGANETKAINEEDGYRLYGEKYFASNSGACGVATVLARIEGAPEGTKGLSLFLVPWRNDDGSLNNIQIRRLKDKLGVRAVPSAEVLLEGSKAYLIGDPTKGFYYMMEALNLSRVCNAVASIGIMRRAYQEGLNYAKERGSFGKEIIEFPMVKETLANLVARQEVQTRATFHTISLFDKVMPNLALATENERALLRLFIALIKMRTAEEAIDFAHEAIELHGGNGYMEDFVTPRLLRDAQVLTVWEGTANILGLEILRLIKKYKVHELFIEFLREEIGNLPSELEEVAQPIASGIKELVELLHYLNDKDVDVQTYHSKKVANLMADLYISLISLKDSSDNSRKTIIAKLFLDHIWGKSKIDKEMIALKHFEEITGIQLKKSKTVSI; encoded by the coding sequence ATCATGAATTTATTCCAACAGGACCCAAACTTTTGGGAGAGTGTGAAGGGGCTAATGGACGATGAGATGCGTGACTGGGCAGAGGGCGAGCTTAATGAATTTTCTGAGATGTGTAAAGGTATAGATGAACGTGCAGTTCATACTGACAGAGAAGGACAGCCAAAGCTGATTAAATACGATCGTCTTGGCGATGACATTTCACATATATGGTTAAATGAAGGTTACAAAAAAACAATTCAAGAAACATACGATTCAGGAATTGTTGGTTATGTTCATAAAGAAATTCCTGCAATAAAGAAAAAGGGTAATTATATTTATTCGTACGCACAAGGGTATTTATTATCTCAAGTTGAGCCAGGGTTTTATTGTCCTGTAACATTAACGATGGCGACAGCGTATTTATTGGACCATTTTGCCGATGAGGAATTGAAGAGAAAGTACTTACCTCATGTATTGTCTACAGGAGAAGTAGAGCTGTATGAAGGGGCAACATTTCTCTCGGAACGGCAAGGTGGCTCAGATGTAGGGGCAAATGAAACGAAAGCGATAAATGAAGAAGATGGGTATCGATTATATGGGGAAAAGTATTTTGCGAGTAATTCCGGGGCATGTGGTGTAGCAACAGTATTAGCACGAATAGAAGGTGCACCAGAAGGAACGAAGGGCTTAAGCTTATTCTTAGTACCTTGGAGAAATGACGATGGCAGCTTAAATAATATTCAAATTCGTCGCTTGAAAGATAAACTGGGAGTGCGTGCGGTTCCATCGGCAGAAGTTCTTCTTGAAGGCTCGAAAGCTTATTTAATTGGGGACCCAACTAAAGGATTTTATTATATGATGGAGGCATTAAATTTATCTCGAGTCTGTAATGCAGTTGCATCAATTGGAATTATGCGTCGTGCATATCAGGAAGGCTTAAATTATGCCAAGGAAAGAGGATCTTTCGGAAAGGAAATTATTGAATTTCCAATGGTGAAGGAAACGCTAGCAAATTTAGTGGCTAGGCAAGAAGTCCAAACGAGAGCAACCTTCCATACTATATCTTTATTTGATAAAGTAATGCCAAATTTGGCGCTAGCAACTGAAAATGAGCGTGCTTTACTCCGTTTATTTATTGCGCTTATTAAAATGAGAACGGCAGAAGAGGCAATTGATTTTGCGCATGAGGCGATTGAATTACATGGAGGAAATGGGTATATGGAGGATTTTGTTACTCCTAGATTATTACGTGATGCTCAAGTATTAACGGTTTGGGAAGGGACGGCCAACATATTAGGACTTGAAATTCTTCGCCTTATTAAGAAATATAAAGTTCATGAATTGTTTATTGAATTCCTTCGTGAAGAAATTGGAAACTTACCGAGCGAATTAGAGGAGGTTGCTCAACCAATTGCTTCTGGGATAAAAGAGTTAGTGGAGTTGTTACATTACTTAAATGATAAGGATGTCGATGTGCAGACGTATCATTCCAAGAAAGTGGCTAATTTAATGGCAGACTTATATATAAGCCTAATTTCCCTTAAAGATAGTTCGGATAATAGTCGAAAAACGATAATAGCAAAATTATTTCTAGATCATATTTGGGGGAAAAGTAAAATCGATAAAGAAATGATTGCTCTTAAACATTTTGAAGAAATTACTGGAATTCAGTTAAAGAAAAGTAAAACGGTTTCAATCTAA
- a CDS encoding 3D domain-containing protein, which yields MEIGKTFLRRLCMTLLFSAALLTTFQSISGVSAEELSKWMTKRVAAFGIFEESLTTASNHQTRFDTVLAMKTLPTISRQEKAMSHEVVASAPPTLEEAIDWSQYPSNTVVATGYTAGYESTGKNSDHPAYGITFSGVQVKRDLYSTIAADPSVYPIGTILFIPGYGYGVVADTGSAIKGNIIDLYYDTVEEVFENWGKQEVEVYLVKKGEGKLTEEDLTALNENEAVQVFRKQY from the coding sequence TTGGAAATTGGTAAAACCTTTTTACGAAGATTATGTATGACTTTATTATTTAGTGCTGCCTTATTAACAACATTTCAATCTATTTCAGGTGTAAGCGCAGAAGAGCTATCGAAATGGATGACAAAGCGTGTTGCAGCATTCGGTATTTTTGAGGAATCTTTAACTACAGCATCTAATCATCAGACTAGATTTGATACAGTTTTAGCAATGAAAACACTACCAACTATAAGTAGACAAGAAAAGGCAATGTCTCACGAAGTAGTTGCCTCTGCTCCACCAACATTAGAAGAAGCAATTGATTGGAGTCAATATCCTTCAAATACAGTTGTAGCAACAGGATATACTGCGGGGTACGAGTCCACTGGAAAAAATTCAGATCATCCTGCGTATGGAATTACCTTTTCAGGTGTACAAGTAAAACGAGACTTGTACTCAACAATTGCAGCAGACCCTAGTGTTTATCCGATAGGGACAATTCTTTTTATTCCGGGATATGGATACGGAGTAGTGGCTGACACAGGCTCAGCAATTAAAGGAAATATTATCGATTTATATTATGATACAGTAGAAGAAGTATTTGAAAACTGGGGCAAGCAAGAAGTAGAAGTATACTTAGTAAAAAAGGGTGAAGGGAAACTAACAGAAGAAGACCTAACAGCCCTCAACGAAAACGAAGCCGTCCAAGTATTTAGAAAACAATATTAG
- a CDS encoding cobalamin-binding protein, giving the protein MRLISICPSNTEMLEYLGLIDHVVAVDDFSDWPNEVNNLPRLGPDLSIDMDKLESFNPDLVVASLSVPGMERNVEALKERNIPHIVLNPNSLEDIANDLLALGKATNTLEQATIVVGKFKNIINEYQNLSKSIEKKSYYWEWWPKPVFTPGKKNWLTEISALAGGYNLFSDKAEASIQTTWADVHSRNPDRICLVWVGVKQEKMNPKLIRSRPGWSDLPAVKDDKIYILEEQLFCRPSPRLLLGLKKLATTMHPSHFPVDDGIDPLK; this is encoded by the coding sequence ATGAGACTTATTTCAATATGTCCAAGTAATACAGAAATGCTAGAATACTTAGGGTTGATTGACCACGTAGTTGCAGTTGATGATTTTTCAGATTGGCCAAATGAAGTAAATAATTTACCTAGACTTGGACCAGATCTATCAATCGACATGGACAAGCTCGAGTCCTTCAATCCCGATCTTGTCGTGGCATCACTAAGTGTTCCTGGAATGGAACGAAACGTTGAAGCCCTTAAAGAGAGAAACATTCCACATATCGTGTTAAATCCAAATTCACTAGAGGATATCGCTAATGACTTGTTAGCCTTAGGTAAGGCAACAAACACTTTGGAACAGGCTACCATCGTTGTTGGTAAATTCAAGAATATTATAAACGAATATCAAAATCTTTCTAAATCCATTGAAAAGAAATCCTACTACTGGGAATGGTGGCCTAAACCTGTATTTACACCAGGCAAAAAAAATTGGTTAACCGAAATCAGTGCACTTGCTGGGGGATATAATTTATTTAGTGATAAAGCAGAAGCTAGTATTCAAACAACATGGGCAGACGTTCATTCTAGAAACCCTGACAGAATTTGTTTAGTCTGGGTTGGTGTTAAACAAGAAAAAATGAACCCAAAGCTCATACGCTCTCGTCCAGGCTGGAGTGACCTTCCAGCAGTGAAAGATGATAAGATTTACATTTTAGAAGAACAGCTTTTCTGTCGACCTTCACCAAGACTTCTATTAGGCTTAAAAAAGCTAGCTACGACCATGCACCCATCACATTTCCCTGTTGATGATGGTATCGATCCGCTAAAGTAA
- a CDS encoding divergent PAP2 family protein, with translation MDIFTNFPLWAALFGIGFAQFIKVPLAFIATRKLEWSLLTSTGGMPSSHSAAVTALSTGIALEEGLHSPLFAIAAIFGIIVMFDATGIRRHAGYHATVLNQLVTDFNKLVDEVKSWPEKEETEKRQELKELLGHQPIEVFFGALLGIVLAFVLHAIVY, from the coding sequence ATGGATATTTTCACTAATTTCCCCTTGTGGGCAGCCCTATTCGGGATCGGATTTGCACAATTTATTAAAGTACCACTAGCTTTTATCGCCACAAGAAAATTAGAATGGTCATTGCTTACAAGTACCGGTGGAATGCCAAGCTCTCACTCAGCAGCAGTAACAGCGCTATCTACTGGCATAGCCCTTGAAGAAGGTCTTCACTCACCACTATTTGCGATTGCTGCTATTTTTGGAATTATTGTTATGTTCGATGCTACTGGTATACGTCGTCACGCTGGGTACCATGCCACTGTATTAAATCAGTTAGTTACTGACTTTAATAAATTAGTGGATGAAGTCAAATCTTGGCCTGAAAAAGAAGAAACAGAAAAGAGACAGGAATTAAAAGAGCTTCTTGGTCACCAACCGATTGAAGTTTTTTTTGGAGCTTTACTAGGAATTGTACTAGCCTTTGTTCTCCATGCCATTGTTTACTAA
- a CDS encoding DUF309 domain-containing protein translates to MTDYLYPLEYYQFFVKFNEGDYYTCHDLLEHMWLEEKDNLFLKGLLQMSVAIYHYEYGNSKGARIMMNAAHTYLQPYRPFHWGIDLEEVNQFIEICQSIIPQDVDRVPFEEVSSLPPLPSIVLICVE, encoded by the coding sequence ATGACCGATTACCTTTATCCGCTGGAATATTATCAGTTCTTCGTTAAGTTTAATGAAGGGGATTACTATACATGTCATGATTTACTTGAACATATGTGGTTAGAAGAAAAAGATAACCTTTTTTTGAAAGGGTTATTACAAATGTCTGTTGCTATATACCATTATGAATATGGGAATAGTAAAGGAGCAAGAATTATGATGAATGCTGCCCATACATACCTTCAACCCTACCGCCCATTTCATTGGGGAATTGACTTAGAAGAAGTAAATCAATTTATTGAAATATGCCAGTCAATTATACCACAGGATGTAGATCGAGTTCCATTTGAAGAAGTATCGTCCCTTCCTCCATTACCGTCCATTGTATTAATTTGTGTAGAATAA
- a CDS encoding leucyl aminopeptidase → MYSVKQGSELLSNKSDALVIGLFENEQYEQFEELNEKFDGGLKSLVEDGSIKTKAKEVASLFTFGKINAKKLYFVGLGSKEKVTNEIVREAIAKVFKQIHKEQLTSVAVDIDSFLKEEDAAEEVAHILSEVIGLTSYQVATYKQEQKDTESKLEAVEVLTDLDVELIGDSLERGRVYANGTNYARHLVNTPGNKLTPTDLAEEAKIIAERHGMEISVLEKKEMEELGMGALLSVAMGSDQPPKMIVLKYQGRETWDNVLAYVGKGLTFDAGGISIKPSADMHQMKMDMGGAAAVLGAMDVIGEQKPEVNVLAVIPSSENLLNGSALKPGDVIHSLSGKTIEVRNTDAEGRLILADGITYAKQLGADYLVDVATLTGACLVAFGEHTTGSVTNNEEMFEELLLSSADAGERVWRLPNDDVYKEMLKTSDVADLNNSPGRMAGTITAGLFLGEFAGETPWVHLDIAGTAWASQATSFGPKGGTGSMVRTLANLAEEFTLQK, encoded by the coding sequence ATGTATAGTGTAAAACAAGGTTCGGAATTATTGTCAAATAAATCTGACGCATTAGTAATTGGTTTATTTGAAAATGAACAATATGAACAATTTGAGGAATTGAACGAAAAATTTGATGGTGGTTTAAAAAGTTTAGTTGAAGACGGTTCAATCAAGACTAAAGCGAAAGAAGTAGCAAGTCTTTTTACATTTGGAAAAATAAATGCAAAAAAGCTATACTTCGTTGGTCTTGGCTCTAAAGAAAAAGTTACAAATGAAATAGTTCGTGAAGCTATTGCAAAAGTATTCAAACAAATACATAAAGAACAACTGACATCAGTGGCAGTCGATATTGATTCATTTTTAAAAGAGGAAGATGCGGCTGAAGAGGTGGCTCATATTCTTTCTGAGGTAATTGGTTTGACATCATATCAAGTAGCAACTTATAAACAAGAGCAAAAGGATACTGAAAGTAAGCTAGAAGCAGTTGAGGTTCTAACAGACTTAGATGTTGAATTGATTGGAGATAGTCTTGAAAGAGGAAGAGTTTATGCAAACGGAACGAATTATGCTAGACATTTAGTTAATACACCGGGTAATAAGCTTACACCAACAGATTTGGCTGAAGAAGCAAAAATTATTGCAGAGCGTCATGGTATGGAAATTTCAGTTTTAGAGAAAAAAGAGATGGAAGAGTTAGGAATGGGTGCGTTATTATCTGTAGCAATGGGTAGTGACCAACCGCCAAAAATGATTGTCCTTAAATATCAAGGAAGAGAAACTTGGGACAATGTATTAGCTTATGTAGGTAAAGGATTAACGTTTGATGCTGGTGGAATATCAATCAAACCAAGCGCAGACATGCACCAAATGAAAATGGATATGGGTGGAGCTGCAGCTGTTCTCGGTGCGATGGATGTCATTGGTGAGCAAAAGCCTGAGGTAAATGTTCTTGCAGTAATTCCATCATCAGAAAACCTACTGAATGGTTCAGCTCTAAAACCTGGAGATGTGATCCATTCATTAAGTGGAAAAACAATTGAGGTACGCAATACAGATGCAGAAGGTCGTTTAATTCTTGCGGACGGAATTACGTATGCAAAGCAATTAGGCGCAGATTACTTAGTTGATGTTGCTACATTAACAGGAGCATGTCTAGTTGCATTTGGCGAACATACAACAGGTTCAGTAACAAATAATGAAGAAATGTTTGAAGAATTGCTATTATCTTCAGCTGATGCAGGGGAACGAGTATGGCGTTTACCAAATGATGATGTCTACAAAGAAATGTTAAAAACAAGTGATGTTGCAGATTTAAATAACTCTCCAGGTAGAATGGCAGGTACAATTACGGCAGGTCTATTCCTAGGCGAATTTGCAGGGGAAACACCTTGGGTACATCTAGACATCGCCGGAACTGCCTGGGCATCACAAGCAACAAGCTTCGGACCAAAAGGCGGAACAGGCTCAATGGTAAGAACACTAGCTAACTTAGCAGAAGAATTTACTTTGCAAAAATAA
- a CDS encoding TRAP transporter small permease has protein sequence MKTVGKIIQKIDHFIMKVEEYILSYAVILIAVMVVGNVISRTITGSSWTFSAEVSRFAVILATFMGISYAARKGRHISMSALFDTVPFKFRKVLAIVIPAFTSIVLFFLTYLAFKYLMSVYSTGRVTPALQVPVYIMTLFVPVGLFLGGLQFVRNMWINIKEKEVYLATEKKDYS, from the coding sequence TTGAAAACTGTAGGGAAGATCATTCAAAAGATTGATCATTTCATCATGAAAGTGGAGGAATACATCTTAAGTTATGCTGTTATTTTAATAGCTGTTATGGTGGTTGGGAACGTGATTAGCCGAACGATTACAGGATCAAGTTGGACATTCTCCGCTGAAGTAAGCCGATTTGCAGTTATATTGGCAACGTTTATGGGGATTAGTTATGCAGCTAGAAAAGGCCGTCATATAAGTATGTCAGCACTATTTGATACTGTTCCATTTAAATTTCGTAAGGTGCTCGCGATTGTTATTCCAGCCTTTACCTCAATTGTATTATTCTTTCTAACCTACTTAGCGTTCAAGTATCTCATGTCTGTCTATAGTACGGGAAGAGTTACACCGGCTTTACAAGTTCCTGTGTACATTATGACACTCTTTGTCCCAGTTGGATTGTTCTTGGGTGGCTTACAGTTTGTTAGAAATATGTGGATTAACATTAAAGAAAAAGAAGTATATCTTGCTACTGAGAAAAAAGATTATTCATAG
- a CDS encoding TRAP transporter large permease — protein MVATLLTIMVVLLALGFPMMIPMIVGPLVLVIFFFPNLDPMLLVQQMMEGISSYSLLAVPLFIFAADIMTTGKTSKRLLDFVGAFVGHVRGGYAITTAAACTLFGSISGSTQATVVAIGKPMRQRLLSIGYKDSHAIALIINASDVALLIPPSIGMIIYALATGTSVGDLFIAGIGPGLLIFLFFAIYSYIYAKIHNIPLGEKITWGTRLNLTKKALLPLGFPVIIIGGIYTGIFSPTEAAGISVLYALILEVFIYRSIKITGIPKVALSTGLVTSAVFILVSAGQAFAYVIQYARIPRMLSEAVLGSDPTALQILIIVAIFFFIGCMFVDPIVVILILTPIFYPIAMQAGVDPVHLGVVIVLQAALGSATPPFGVDIFTASAVFNKSYLDVIRGTPPFIVMLLIVSILVILFEDISTFLLRFL, from the coding sequence ATGGTAGCTACTTTATTAACGATTATGGTAGTTTTACTAGCATTAGGTTTTCCAATGATGATCCCGATGATTGTGGGACCATTGGTCTTAGTTATCTTCTTTTTTCCAAACTTAGACCCAATGCTATTAGTCCAACAAATGATGGAGGGCATTTCATCTTACTCTCTACTAGCTGTTCCTCTGTTTATCTTTGCAGCGGATATTATGACGACAGGGAAAACATCCAAGAGGCTATTAGATTTTGTTGGTGCGTTTGTTGGTCATGTTCGTGGGGGATATGCGATAACGACAGCGGCAGCTTGTACGCTATTTGGGTCGATTTCTGGGTCAACGCAAGCGACAGTTGTTGCGATAGGGAAACCGATGCGACAGCGCTTGCTTTCGATAGGGTACAAAGATTCGCACGCGATAGCGCTCATTATTAATGCTAGTGATGTTGCTCTATTGATTCCACCGAGTATAGGTATGATTATCTATGCTTTAGCGACAGGTACGTCCGTTGGTGATTTATTTATTGCAGGAATAGGACCTGGGCTACTGATTTTCTTGTTTTTTGCAATATACAGTTATATCTATGCGAAAATCCATAATATTCCGCTAGGTGAAAAGATAACATGGGGTACACGTCTTAATTTAACAAAAAAAGCCCTTCTACCGCTTGGGTTTCCAGTCATTATTATTGGTGGTATTTATACTGGTATATTTAGCCCGACTGAAGCGGCAGGTATATCGGTATTATATGCCTTAATCTTAGAAGTCTTTATATATCGTTCAATAAAAATCACTGGGATTCCAAAGGTTGCTTTGTCTACTGGTTTGGTAACTTCGGCTGTATTTATTCTAGTATCAGCAGGGCAAGCATTCGCTTATGTTATTCAATATGCGAGAATTCCTCGTATGCTTTCTGAAGCAGTATTAGGCAGTGATCCAACGGCATTACAAATTTTAATTATTGTAGCTATTTTCTTCTTTATTGGTTGTATGTTTGTGGATCCAATCGTTGTTATTTTAATTTTAACGCCGATTTTTTATCCTATTGCAATGCAAGCCGGTGTAGACCCAGTACATCTAGGGGTAGTTATTGTGTTACAAGCAGCGCTTGGTTCAGCAACACCACCATTTGGCGTCGATATATTTACCGCCAGTGCGGTCTTCAATAAATCCTATTTGGATGTTATTAGAGGGACACCGCCTTTTATTGTAATGTTATTGATTGTGTCGATTCTTGTTATCTTATTTGAAGATATTTCAACATTTTTACTTAGGTTTTTATAA
- a CDS encoding TRAP transporter substrate-binding protein, with translation MFFKKKSALLSVALGSMLALSACGSDETAGGSDGVDSDPGADAGGETYDWRFVTEEWPGQVQYVYAERFAEKLHEKSDGRINIDVFEFGGLGSEVDQVEMLQTGGVELAIISPGFTGTLVPEANVFALQFLFTDDLRLNQDILNSSEAINTHLAAKYEEQNILPLSFWHEGAMQWTGSNELRSPEDFNGFKMRTQESPFILRSYEAYGADPTPLSWGELYTGLDTGLVDGQENPIFFIEDANFHEVQDHMTLSNHNIYVTMTTVNPDFFNGLPGDIQDMILETVEEMRDVAYEIQEEQNEALLASIENDTDNPTTIIELTEDERNAFRERAMPVRDFFVDEVGADGQMILEMLQAEIEEAQN, from the coding sequence ATGTTTTTTAAAAAGAAATCAGCATTACTTAGTGTAGCATTAGGTTCAATGCTAGCATTAAGCGCTTGTGGTAGTGATGAAACAGCCGGTGGATCAGATGGTGTAGATAGTGATCCTGGAGCAGACGCAGGTGGAGAAACTTACGATTGGAGATTTGTAACTGAAGAGTGGCCTGGTCAAGTTCAGTACGTCTATGCTGAAAGATTTGCAGAGAAGTTGCATGAAAAATCTGATGGTCGTATTAATATCGACGTATTTGAGTTTGGTGGTTTAGGTAGTGAAGTTGACCAAGTTGAGATGCTACAAACTGGAGGAGTAGAGCTTGCAATCATTTCTCCTGGGTTTACGGGAACTTTAGTTCCTGAAGCTAATGTCTTCGCTCTTCAATTCTTATTTACTGACGACTTACGCTTAAATCAAGACATACTTAACAGTAGTGAAGCGATTAATACACATTTAGCTGCGAAGTATGAAGAACAAAACATTTTACCATTATCATTCTGGCATGAAGGTGCTATGCAATGGACGGGAAGTAATGAATTACGTTCACCTGAAGATTTCAATGGCTTCAAAATGAGAACACAAGAGTCTCCATTTATTTTACGTTCATATGAGGCGTATGGAGCTGACCCAACACCATTATCTTGGGGAGAACTATACACTGGCTTAGACACCGGACTTGTTGACGGACAGGAAAACCCAATCTTCTTTATTGAAGATGCTAACTTTCATGAAGTACAAGATCATATGACGTTATCGAATCACAATATTTATGTAACAATGACAACAGTTAACCCTGACTTCTTTAACGGTTTACCAGGAGATATTCAGGATATGATTTTAGAAACTGTTGAAGAAATGAGAGACGTAGCTTACGAGATTCAAGAAGAACAAAATGAGGCTTTACTTGCTTCAATTGAAAATGATACAGATAATCCAACAACTATCATTGAGTTAACAGAAGATGAAAGAAATGCATTTAGAGAAAGAGCAATGCCAGTACGTGATTTCTTTGTGGATGAAGTTGGAGCAGATGGTCAAATGATACTTGAAATGCTACAAGCAGAAATTGAAGAAGCACAAAACTAA
- a CDS encoding Na+/H+ antiporter family protein, with amino-acid sequence MNAVLIAVTVMLVLSLVRVHVVLALVIGALVGGLLGGLGIETTIDVFTNGLGGSASVALSYAMLGGFAVAIAKTGLPDLMVQLALRLVGREGDSKKKALSKVLIFFVILLISCFSQNIIPIHIAFIPILIPPILKVLNELGIDRRAMATIITFGLTAPYILLPFGFGAIFHDIVESNIAESGLVIERGDIFTALLLPTAGLVFGLLVAVFITYRKPRSYNQIDISTEGEKSQSYSKMSITFSLVAILMSLVVQFQTNSMIISALSGIVILFVYLIITKQWRESDVVLTDGMKMMAFIGFVMIAASGFAAVIRETGHVDLLVEQSVAVIGDNRGLAAFLMLLVGLFITMGIGSSFSTIPIIATLFVPLGLAVGFGPLSIIALIGTAGALGDAGAPASDSTLGPTAGLNADGQHDHIWDTCVPTFIHFNIPLLVFGWVAAMIL; translated from the coding sequence ATGAATGCGGTACTTATTGCAGTAACGGTTATGCTTGTCTTAAGTCTAGTTCGTGTCCACGTTGTGCTTGCGTTAGTGATTGGAGCGCTTGTAGGTGGATTATTAGGCGGACTAGGAATTGAAACGACTATTGACGTCTTTACCAATGGTCTTGGAGGAAGTGCTTCTGTTGCACTAAGTTATGCAATGCTAGGTGGTTTCGCAGTTGCGATTGCTAAGACTGGATTACCAGATTTAATGGTACAACTTGCTCTTCGTCTAGTTGGAAGAGAAGGTGATTCAAAGAAAAAAGCATTATCAAAGGTTCTTATATTTTTTGTTATTCTATTAATCTCTTGTTTCTCTCAAAATATTATTCCAATACACATCGCCTTTATTCCGATTTTAATTCCACCAATTCTAAAGGTGTTGAATGAATTAGGAATAGACCGTCGTGCAATGGCGACAATTATTACGTTTGGTTTAACAGCACCTTATATTTTATTACCTTTTGGTTTTGGGGCAATTTTTCATGATATTGTGGAGAGCAATATTGCTGAAAGTGGTCTTGTTATTGAAAGGGGAGATATTTTTACTGCGTTATTGCTTCCAACGGCAGGTTTGGTGTTTGGACTATTAGTTGCAGTATTCATCACGTACCGAAAACCGAGAAGTTATAATCAGATTGATATTTCTACAGAGGGTGAAAAATCTCAGTCATATAGCAAGATGTCAATTACGTTTTCTCTAGTTGCGATACTTATGTCATTAGTTGTTCAATTTCAAACGAATTCGATGATTATCTCGGCTTTATCTGGTATTGTTATTCTCTTTGTATACTTGATTATTACGAAGCAGTGGAGAGAATCGGATGTAGTCTTAACAGATGGGATGAAAATGATGGCCTTCATCGGTTTTGTTATGATTGCTGCCTCTGGATTTGCAGCTGTTATAAGAGAAACTGGGCATGTTGATTTGTTAGTAGAGCAATCGGTTGCAGTTATTGGAGACAATAGAGGCTTAGCTGCATTTCTAATGTTGCTCGTAGGTTTATTTATAACGATGGGAATTGGTTCTTCGTTTTCAACAATCCCGATTATAGCGACGCTCTTTGTTCCGTTAGGTCTAGCGGTTGGGTTTGGGCCATTATCGATTATTGCTCTAATTGGAACTGCTGGAGCATTAGGAGATGCAGGTGCGCCAGCTTCTGATAGTACACTAGGACCTACAGCAGGTTTAAATGCTGACGGACAGCATGATCATATTTGGGATACGTGTGTACCGACATTTATTCACTTTAACATTCCGTTACTTGTATTTGGTTGGGTAGCGGCGATGATTCTATAA
- a CDS encoding biotin transporter BioY — MSTKKRYETIDLVMIPLFVALMAIGANIATYLVIGGVPITLQALFAILAGALLGSRLGATAMIVYLMVGLVGAPIFARFSGGFSTFVSPTFGFLLSFILVAYVTGKIIENSNKPTLSTFFIASFAGLFVTYALGTNYMYFAYKTIAAAPEGFTYGMAWTWMIAPGIKDLILTIFAAIISERVYKVVKKSRGAITTNSQVAS; from the coding sequence CAAAGAAACGATACGAAACAATCGATTTAGTTATGATCCCATTATTTGTTGCATTAATGGCTATCGGAGCAAACATTGCTACATATTTAGTTATTGGCGGTGTACCAATAACCTTACAAGCCCTTTTCGCTATTTTAGCCGGTGCATTACTAGGTAGTCGTCTAGGAGCAACTGCCATGATTGTATACTTAATGGTCGGTCTAGTAGGGGCTCCAATTTTCGCTAGATTTAGCGGTGGATTTTCTACCTTCGTCAGCCCTACATTTGGATTCCTTCTATCATTTATACTTGTAGCCTATGTGACTGGTAAAATCATCGAAAACAGTAATAAGCCAACACTTTCAACATTCTTTATTGCCTCATTCGCAGGTTTATTTGTTACATATGCACTTGGTACAAACTACATGTACTTTGCATACAAGACAATCGCAGCAGCACCAGAAGGTTTCACATATGGGATGGCATGGACTTGGATGATTGCCCCTGGGATTAAGGATCTTATTCTAACTATTTTTGCAGCAATTATATCTGAACGTGTGTATAAGGTTGTTAAGAAATCAAGAGGAGCTATTACAACAAATAGCCAAGTAGCTTCTTAA